One region of bacterium genomic DNA includes:
- a CDS encoding serine hydrolase, translating into MKIIHLHPLFLILFIVSCEDHPDEQHLWNSTTPYEQGIDPQILDSAFIVAENTGFIDGLVVIRNGFLVAEDYYNGYRRSKPHIIASVSKSVLSVIAGIALYRGDIDSLGKKILEYFPEYIYSGIDTRKYQITIRHLLTMRMGIRDESEDNYGVYWGLYSSPNWIKATIESPLVFNPGEKMRYNTFQTHLLSGIITKATQKSTLKYGKEFLFDPMGIDVDEWKQDPQGIYFGGNEMYFTPQEVALFGYLYLNHGFLNGRQIVPSAWVDSSLSPSTNNTHPNAWGAFKNYNYAHLWWLGQINGKDMFMGYGYGGQFLVVFPELDLIVVSTANYFVDPEISTIQEWAIFDIISKYILPSITDG; encoded by the coding sequence ATGAAAATTATCCATCTGCACCCTCTCTTCTTAATACTCTTCATTGTCAGTTGTGAAGATCATCCTGACGAACAACATCTTTGGAATTCCACTACGCCTTATGAACAAGGCATTGATCCGCAGATTCTGGACTCCGCTTTTATTGTTGCTGAGAATACGGGATTCATCGACGGCCTCGTTGTGATCCGAAACGGCTTTCTGGTTGCTGAGGACTATTACAACGGTTACCGAAGGTCCAAACCGCACATTATTGCGTCCGTGTCAAAAAGCGTTCTCTCGGTCATTGCAGGGATCGCTTTATATCGCGGTGATATCGATAGCCTTGGAAAAAAAATTTTAGAATATTTTCCCGAATATATTTATTCGGGAATTGATACGAGGAAATATCAAATTACGATCAGACATCTCCTGACGATGCGAATGGGCATCCGCGACGAATCGGAGGACAATTATGGCGTTTATTGGGGGCTATATAGTTCACCCAATTGGATAAAAGCAACTATCGAATCTCCTCTGGTTTTTAATCCCGGTGAAAAAATGAGATATAATACTTTTCAAACGCATCTTCTTTCAGGTATCATCACCAAGGCAACACAAAAGAGTACATTGAAATACGGCAAGGAATTTCTCTTCGATCCGATGGGCATCGACGTGGACGAATGGAAACAGGATCCACAGGGGATCTACTTCGGCGGCAATGAAATGTATTTCACCCCGCAGGAAGTCGCCCTCTTCGGGTATCTCTACCTGAACCACGGATTTCTTAACGGCCGTCAGATCGTTCCATCGGCTTGGGTGGATTCCTCGCTTTCTCCCAGCACCAACAACACCCATCCTAACGCATGGGGCGCATTTAAGAATTATAACTATGCGCATTTATGGTGGCTGGGACAGATCAATGGAAAAGATATGTTCATGGGCTATGGATACGGAGGGCAATTTCTCGTTGTTTTTCCGGAATTGGATCTTATCGTCGTCTCAACTGCGAATTATTTCGTCGATCCGGAAATTTCTACCATCCAGGAATGGGCCATTTTTGACATTATTTCAAAATATATTCTGCCTTCAATAACGGATGGCTGA
- a CDS encoding 30S ribosomal protein S12 — translation MPTIQQLIRKGRTSKTWKTKSPALQSCPQRRGVCTRVYTTTPKKPNSALRKVAKVRLSNSIEVIAYIPGEGHNLQEHSIVLIRGGRVKDLPGVRYHIVRGVLDTQGVQDRKQSRSKYGTKKQKAAAK, via the coding sequence ATGCCTACGATCCAACAGCTTATTCGCAAAGGCCGAACTTCCAAAACTTGGAAAACGAAATCACCGGCTTTGCAATCCTGTCCTCAGCGTCGCGGCGTTTGCACCAGAGTGTATACGACCACACCTAAGAAACCGAATTCAGCGCTTCGTAAAGTTGCCAAAGTTCGTTTATCGAATAGCATCGAAGTGATCGCTTACATTCCGGGAGAAGGACATAATCTTCAGGAGCACTCAATCGTACTGATCCGCGGCGGCCGTGTGAAGGATCTTCCGGGCGTGCGATACCATATCGTTCGCGGCGTGCTTGATACGCAAGGCGTTCAGGATCGTAAACAAAGCCGTTCGAAATACGGAACAAAAAAACAAAAAGCGGCCGCTAAGTAA